The sequence ATGGGCACCACCGTCATCTCCCTGGTGGTGCGGGACGAGCACGCCTTCTTCGCTCACGTGGGCGACAGCCGGGCGTACCTCATCCGGGGCGACCTCATCCAGCAGATCTCCGAGGACCACTCGCTGGTCAACGAGCAGATCAAGGCCGGGATGATTACCCCCGAGGAAGCCAAGCACTCCCGCTACAAGAACATCATCACCCGCTCCGTCGGCTTCGAGGAGGAAGTCCAGGTGGATGTCATGGGGCTGGTGTCGGAGCCCGGTGACGTCTTCCTCCTCTGCTCGGACGGCCTGGCCAACATGCTCGAGGACCGTGAAATCCACGAGGTGGTGTCCAAGGCCCGGGCACTGGATGAAGCGCCCAAGCGTCTCATCGACCTCGCCAACGAGCGGGGCGGTGACGACAACATCACCGTCATCGTGGTGCGCGTGGAGGCCTGAGCCGGCTGCCGTGACAAGCAGTGGCCTCTGACCCTCCCCATGGGTCTGTTGACCTTGATACTTTAGAAGCAAGAATGGTATCTGCCCCAACGTTTCCAGCGGCGGCGAAATGCCGCTGGGCGACGGAGGCGGTCTGGGGATTGGCTGGGGGAGGTGTTGCGCGAGAACGAGCGACTTAGCTTGTCGCGCCAGAAGTCCCACGCAAAAGCAGGGAGCGGTCCCGTGGCGAAAAAGTCCTTCACGCTGATGGTGATCCCGGACCACGACGCGCCGGTGAAGCGGTACACCATCCAGAGGTCCTTCCTCATGCAGGTGGGGATGGGGCTGATGTTGGTGGTGGGACTGGCGGCGGGTGCAAGCGTCCACTACTTCCAGGTCGCCGCCGACGCGTCGGAGAACCGCATCCTCCGTGAGGAGAACCTGACGCTCCGCTCGCAGCTCAAGTCGGTGCGCGAGCGCATCGAGCACATCGGCTCCACGTTGGACAGGGTGGAGCGGTTCGACCAGAAGCTGCGCGCGATTACGTTGTTGTCCGACCCGCAGCGCAACCTGGCCATGGGCCCGACGGAGCCCGAGGCGGGCACCACGGCGCCGGCCACGGACACCCAGTTCACCCAGCTGACCTCCACGGTTTCGCCGGGCGCGCTGCTGGGCAAGCTGGACAAGCTGAGCGCGGAGGCCACCCGTCAGGAGCAGAGCCTCCAGGAGCTGCAGGCGTACTTCCAGGACCAGAAGTCGATGCTGGCCTCCACGCCGTCCGTCTGGCCCGCGCGCGGTTGGGTGACGAGCGACTTCGGCCAGCGCCTGGACCCGTACACCGCGGACCGCGTCATGCACGCGGGCCTCGACATCGCGGCGCCGCACGGCAAGGAAGTCTATTCGCCGTCGGATGGCACGGTGGTGTTCGCCGGCCTCGAGGGTGGGTACGGCAACGTGCTCGTCATCGACCACGGGTACGGCATCAAGACGCGCTACGGCCACCTGTCGAAGATGCTGGTGAAGGCGGGTGACCACGTGAAGCGCGGGGCGCTCATCGCGGCGGTGGGCAACACCGGCCGCTCCACCGGCCCGCACCTCCACTACGAGGTCCGCGTCAACGGCATCCCGCAGAACCCGCGCAAGTTCATCCTCGAGGAGTAGCAAGGTGCTTCACTCCGGCGCTGGAGCCTCGGGCTCGCGCCGGCGCGGAGGAAGTGACTCCGGCGCTGGAGCTTGTTGCTCGCGCCGGAGCCCGACGGTCCGCTCAGTCGCTCACGGTGTTCCGGGCGCGGGGACGAACCCATCCAGTCGCAGGCGTCGGCGCTGAAGCCCGCTCGCGCGTCCGGTGCGCACCATGACGTGGGTGCGCTCCAGCTCGGCCCAGACGAGCGGCCCCAGCACCTGCCAGTGCGAGGGCGCATCCACCGTCAGCTCCAGCAGGCTCACCGTCCACGCCGGCACGTCCGCGTCAGGCGTGCCCTCGGGGAGCACGCGGCGCACGTCCTTCGCCAGCCGCTCCCGCGTGGGCGCGTCCAGGTTCTCGCTCACCGTGAGCTGCGACGTGGGCACCAGCAGCGCCGCGAAGCAGTCCGCGTGCAGGCGCACCACCTTGGCCCCCGGGTATTGCGCGGACAGGGACTCGGCCGTGGCGCGCAGCAGCGCGTCCCCGGTGGCGAAGCCGAAGCGCGCGTTGACGTGAATCATCCCCTGCACGTCGGCGATGACGGCGCCCACGCGCCACCCGTCATGGTGGGCGTGCGTGGACAAGTCATATTCCTCCTTGAGGAGGTTGCCCTGCGTGAGGGCCGGCACCTGGAGCGCACCCGTCTTCGGGTCCGGGTGGCCACGGCGGGCCTGCTCGGCCTGGAGGAGCACCTCCACGGCGGCCTGAACGGGCGCGTCCCGGTGGCGCTGGAGCACCCACGGATTCAGGGCGATGAGGGCGGTGGCGGTGGCGTCGTCGAGCGGGTAGGGCATCGCGCCCCTTCTGTAGCGCGTCCCGCGCCGGAGCGCAGGCGCTTCACTTCATGCGGTGGGCCGTCACCGTCACCTCGTCCCGGTCATGGTAGAGCTGCCGGACGGTGAGGCCCTCCCAGCCTCCCTCCTTCTCCAGCGTCTGGCGCACGCGCAGCAGCACCGGGTTCTTGTCCTTCATCGGCAGCTTGATGTTGGCCACCAGGTGGCGCGCCCACCCGCGCCGTCCCCACTTGGCCAGCAGTTGCGCCACCTCCAGCGGTCGCCACGCCATGTCGCAGAAGAGCCAGTCCGCCGGCTCCTCGGGCGCGTAGGCGAAGGCGCTCTCCTGCACGTGCTGGACGCGCTTGTTGGCGGCCAGTTCCGGCATCAGCCGCGCCGGGTCCACCGCCACCACCCGCGCCCCGCGTGACACCAGCCGCTGCGTCCACCCGCCCGGCGCCGCGCCCAAATCCACGCAGACGTCACCGCGCCCGGGCTCGAAGGCCAGCCCGTCCAGCGCCTCCTCCAGCTTCATGGCCGCGCGCGAGGGGGACTCGCCCGCGCGCTTCATGCGCCGCCGCCCGCCCGCCGCCAGCGACAGCGCCTCTCGCGCGGGCACCGCGCCCACCACCGTCACTCCGTCCGGCGCCATGCACAGCCCCACCAGCACCGCGCCCGCCTCGCGCGCCCGCTGCGCGTCGTCCACCAAGCGCTCCGGGGGAAGCCTCGCGCGCACGGCCGCCTCCATCGCCTCCGCGGGAGCGGCCAGCGTGTTGCCTCGCGGTGTGTCCGGCGTGAAGGACTGCACCACCCAGGGCCCCCCGCCCGGCAGTGAGCGCACGGCCTTCGCCGCCGCCTCGGCCACCGCGTCCGGCGTGCCGCCCGTCAGCGACACCACCACCCGGTAGCCGGCCCGGGCGAAGGCGGGCGACAGGCCGGTGACGGTCTCGCTCTCCACCAGGGCCTCGCCCAGCAGGCGGGGATGGGCGCCCGCCCACTCCAGCTCCTCATAGAGGTGGGGCTCGAAGCCGGCGCGGCAGGTCCACAGCCAGTGCCCCGCCCGAGCGGCCAGCGTCTGTGCGGGCATGGGCGGCACGCGGGCCCGGGGTGGGACCCGGGGGGCGGGCGGCGCGGCATGTGCTGGCCCCCCGTCGCCAGGAGCTCCGCCCCGGGGGCTTCGCGGACCTCCGGCACCCGGGCCGCCACGAGGGCCCGGGCCCGGGGCGCCCCGGGGGGCAGGCCCCTGGCGTCCCCTGGACGCACCCGGACGTGCGGGACGGCGGGGTTTGCCCGTGGGTGAAGGTCGGCCCTGACCGCGACGTTGATTTCTTGTGGGGGACATTGCGTGCGCTCGGTTCCGCTTTACTGTGAGCCGCTGCGTGGACGGCGACCGGCCGAGTGGAAGTTTCGGGGGTCGCACGTGGTTTTCTACCGGTTCACCCTTACACCTCCTGGGATTTCCCTTCACTCGCCGCCGTCCTTCGAGGATTCTCCGGCGAGAGAGTCGACCGAATGATCGAATGGACGCTGAAGAAGCTCATCGGGACCAAGAATGAGCGCGAGCTCAAGAAGGCCCATGGGAAGGTAGCCCGGGTCAACGAGCTCGAGACGCGGATGCGGGCCCTCAAGGACGAGGACTTCGCCGCCGAGACGGCCCGGATGAAGCAGGAGATCCAGAATGGCCGCCCGCTGGACGAGCTGCTGTTCGAGGCCTTCGCCATCACCCGCGAGGCGGCGCGGCGCGTCATCGGCCAACGCCACTACGACGTGCAGCTCATTGGCGGCATGTTCCTCCACGAGGGCTGCATCGCGGAGATGCGCACGGGTGAAGGCAAGACGCTGACCGCGACGCTGCCCACGTACCTCAACGCGCTGTCCGGCCGAGGCGTGCACGTGGTGACGGTGAACGACTACCTCGCCCGCCGCGACGCGGAGTGGATGGGGCGCGTCTACAAGTTCCTGGGGATGACCACCGGCTGCGTCCTGCACGAGCTGACGGACAAGCAGCGGCAGGAGGCGTACCGCTCGGACATCACCTACGGCCAGAACAACGAGTTCGGCTTCGACTACCTGCGCGACAACATGAAGTTCCGCTTGCAGGACTACGTCCAGCGCGAGCTGAACTACGCCATCGTCGACGAGGTGGACTCCATCCTCATCGACGAGGCCCGCACGCCGCTCATCATCTCGGGCCCCACCGAGGACAGCACGGACAAGTA comes from Pyxidicoccus parkwaysis and encodes:
- a CDS encoding Stp1/IreP family PP2C-type Ser/Thr phosphatase, coding for MSSTAGQTAASRLKIVSAGLTDVGRKRNHNEDSFLIDDELQLYVVADGMGGHAGGGTASRIAVETIDKEMRRAREGKDNPFLSVPNLQDSPIPESLRTAVEKACLAIFTAAQEDARLSGMGTTVISLVVRDEHAFFAHVGDSRAYLIRGDLIQQISEDHSLVNEQIKAGMITPEEAKHSRYKNIITRSVGFEEEVQVDVMGLVSEPGDVFLLCSDGLANMLEDREIHEVVSKARALDEAPKRLIDLANERGGDDNITVIVVRVEA
- a CDS encoding M23 family metallopeptidase, which encodes MAKKSFTLMVIPDHDAPVKRYTIQRSFLMQVGMGLMLVVGLAAGASVHYFQVAADASENRILREENLTLRSQLKSVRERIEHIGSTLDRVERFDQKLRAITLLSDPQRNLAMGPTEPEAGTTAPATDTQFTQLTSTVSPGALLGKLDKLSAEATRQEQSLQELQAYFQDQKSMLASTPSVWPARGWVTSDFGQRLDPYTADRVMHAGLDIAAPHGKEVYSPSDGTVVFAGLEGGYGNVLVIDHGYGIKTRYGHLSKMLVKAGDHVKRGALIAAVGNTGRSTGPHLHYEVRVNGIPQNPRKFILEE
- a CDS encoding diguanylate cyclase domain-containing protein yields the protein MPYPLDDATATALIALNPWVLQRHRDAPVQAAVEVLLQAEQARRGHPDPKTGALQVPALTQGNLLKEEYDLSTHAHHDGWRVGAVIADVQGMIHVNARFGFATGDALLRATAESLSAQYPGAKVVRLHADCFAALLVPTSQLTVSENLDAPTRERLAKDVRRVLPEGTPDADVPAWTVSLLELTVDAPSHWQVLGPLVWAELERTHVMVRTGRASGLQRRRLRLDGFVPAPGTP
- the rlmM gene encoding 23S rRNA (cytidine(2498)-2'-O)-methyltransferase RlmM: MPAQTLAARAGHWLWTCRAGFEPHLYEELEWAGAHPRLLGEALVESETVTGLSPAFARAGYRVVVSLTGGTPDAVAEAAAKAVRSLPGGGPWVVQSFTPDTPRGNTLAAPAEAMEAAVRARLPPERLVDDAQRAREAGAVLVGLCMAPDGVTVVGAVPAREALSLAAGGRRRMKRAGESPSRAAMKLEEALDGLAFEPGRGDVCVDLGAAPGGWTQRLVSRGARVVAVDPARLMPELAANKRVQHVQESAFAYAPEEPADWLFCDMAWRPLEVAQLLAKWGRRGWARHLVANIKLPMKDKNPVLLRVRQTLEKEGGWEGLTVRQLYHDRDEVTVTAHRMK